The window GACGGATGTGACCACCGACAGCGACATCATCAGGCGATCGCTGCAGCACCCGCCGCGGTTCGGCGAGCTGTTCGAACGCCACGCCGAGTCGATCGCGGCGTACGCGACGTCACGTGTCGGTGTCGGCGCGGCGGACGACGTACTGAGCGAGACCTTCCTCGTCGCCTTCGAGCGACGCGAACGCTTCGACCACGCGTGGTCGAGCGCGAGGCCGTGGTTGTTCGGCATCGCGACGCGACTCATCCGCAAGCACCGCGCTCGTGAGGCGCAGCAGTGGCGTGCCTGGGAGGCGGGGGCCGCCGCGGCCGTCGCCGGGGAGTCCGGCATCGAGTCGGTCGGCAGCAGGGTCGATGCCTGGGCACGGGTGCGCGATCTCG is drawn from Pseudoclavibacter chungangensis and contains these coding sequences:
- a CDS encoding RNA polymerase sigma factor, which encodes MTTDSDIIRRSLQHPPRFGELFERHAESIAAYATSRVGVGAADDVLSETFLVAFERRERFDHAWSSARPWLFGIATRLIRKHRAREAQQWRAWEAGAAAAVAGESGIESVGSRVDAWARVRDLAPEIARLSARDRATLLLYAWGDLSYQEVAAAVGVPVGTVRSRLNGVRKRLGEAGPEYDEWRIDGPGRRTADAEGPSRDREEQGTWIR